In the genome of Cryptomeria japonica chromosome 8, Sugi_1.0, whole genome shotgun sequence, one region contains:
- the LOC131055949 gene encoding transcription factor AS1 isoform X2, with translation MKERERWRPEEDSLLAAYVKKYGAGEWHLVCQRMNKVLDRDAKSCQERWKNYLKPGIKKGSLSEEEQRLVISLQTKYGNKWKKIAAQVPGRTAKRLGKWWEIYKEKQQKTETETEEPVRCSDPVIQGNKYDHILETFAEKFMQNQKQLGFPHNFSLPPITVAMPPPLCLNLPSNSVPVRDFFNTALSVPTPIASSSAGPASSHPPWIPTEKTSSVSCSYTSSEYSASPSSSSPSVTLSLSPSMTSHAVSNTAQKNAANEIPEASTREKITDNLPTNSQAAIHSERVLMQQISTFLQQCRELEERQHFWLKHKKEASWRVKRLEEQIECDKARKRREKIEETESKVRALREEEKIYLDRLEKDYREQLARLHKDEEIKEARVMEMWTTQHVQLTKFFDQMVHPYSYKSYGSP, from the coding sequence ATGAAAGAGCGGGAGAGGTGGCGGCCTGAGGAAGACTCTCTCTTAGCCGCCTACGTGAAGAAATACGGGGCAGGGGAATGGCATCTGGTATGCCAGAGAATGAATAAGGTTCTGGACAGAGACGCCAAATCCTGTCAGGAGAGGTGGAAGAATTACTTGAAGCCTGGAATTAAAAAGGGATCTTTATCAGAAGAAGAGCAGCGTCTCGTCATAAGTCTGCAAACGAAATACGGCAACAAGTGGAAGAAGATTGCGGCTCAAGTGCCTGGAAGAACTGCAAAGAGGCTCGGGAAATGGTGGGAAATTTACAAAGAAAAGCAGCAGAAGACAGAAACAGAGACAGAGGAGCCTGTGCGCTGCTCTGATCCAGTCATCCAAGGTAACAAATATGATCATATTCTCGAAACATTTGCAGAAAAATTCATGCAAAATCAAAAGCAGCTCGGATTTCCGCATAATTTTAGTTTACCGCCAATTACAGTAGCAATGCCTCCTCCGCTTTGCCTAAATTTACCATCAAATTCTGTTCCTGTTCGTGATTTCTTTAATACGGCTCTATCTGTACCTACACCAATTGCTTCTTCATCAGCTGGACCAGCATCTTCTCATCCTCCATGGATTCCAACTGAGAAAACTTCTTCAGTTAGCTGTTCCTACACATCATCAGAATACTCTGCAAGTCCCTCGTCCTCGTCACCCTCTGtgactctctctctttctccatcCATGACCAGTCATGCTGTTTCAAACACTGCTCAGAAAAATGCTGCAAACGAAATTCCAGAAGCTTCTACCAGGGAAAAAATTACAGATAATTTGCCTACGAACAGTCAGGCTGCAATTCATTCAGAGAGAGTTTTAATGCAGCAAATATCTACCTTTTTACAGCAATGCAGAGAATTGGAGGAGAGACAGCACTTTTGGCTTAAGCATAAGAAGGAAGCCTCATGGAGGGTGAAGCGGCTTGAAGAACAGATTGAGTGTGATAAAGCTCGTAAGCGCAGAGAAAAGATTGAGGAAACAGAATCCAAAGTGCGGGCTTTGAGAGAGGAAGAAAAGATTTATCTGGATCGGCTGGAGAAAGATTACAGAGAACAGCTTGCTCGATTGCATaaagatgaagaaatcaaggaggCAAGAGTCATGGAAATGTGGACGACCCAGCACGTCCAGCTTACCAAGTTCTTCGATCAGATGGTCCATCCTTACTCTTACAAATCTTATGGCAGTCCTTAA
- the LOC131055949 gene encoding transcription factor AS1 isoform X1, translating into MQVNGNSRLEMKERERWRPEEDSLLAAYVKKYGAGEWHLVCQRMNKVLDRDAKSCQERWKNYLKPGIKKGSLSEEEQRLVISLQTKYGNKWKKIAAQVPGRTAKRLGKWWEIYKEKQQKTETETEEPVRCSDPVIQGNKYDHILETFAEKFMQNQKQLGFPHNFSLPPITVAMPPPLCLNLPSNSVPVRDFFNTALSVPTPIASSSAGPASSHPPWIPTEKTSSVSCSYTSSEYSASPSSSSPSVTLSLSPSMTSHAVSNTAQKNAANEIPEASTREKITDNLPTNSQAAIHSERVLMQQISTFLQQCRELEERQHFWLKHKKEASWRVKRLEEQIECDKARKRREKIEETESKVRALREEEKIYLDRLEKDYREQLARLHKDEEIKEARVMEMWTTQHVQLTKFFDQMVHPYSYKSYGSP; encoded by the coding sequence ATGCAGGTAAATGGAAATTCAAGGCTGGAAATGAAAGAGCGGGAGAGGTGGCGGCCTGAGGAAGACTCTCTCTTAGCCGCCTACGTGAAGAAATACGGGGCAGGGGAATGGCATCTGGTATGCCAGAGAATGAATAAGGTTCTGGACAGAGACGCCAAATCCTGTCAGGAGAGGTGGAAGAATTACTTGAAGCCTGGAATTAAAAAGGGATCTTTATCAGAAGAAGAGCAGCGTCTCGTCATAAGTCTGCAAACGAAATACGGCAACAAGTGGAAGAAGATTGCGGCTCAAGTGCCTGGAAGAACTGCAAAGAGGCTCGGGAAATGGTGGGAAATTTACAAAGAAAAGCAGCAGAAGACAGAAACAGAGACAGAGGAGCCTGTGCGCTGCTCTGATCCAGTCATCCAAGGTAACAAATATGATCATATTCTCGAAACATTTGCAGAAAAATTCATGCAAAATCAAAAGCAGCTCGGATTTCCGCATAATTTTAGTTTACCGCCAATTACAGTAGCAATGCCTCCTCCGCTTTGCCTAAATTTACCATCAAATTCTGTTCCTGTTCGTGATTTCTTTAATACGGCTCTATCTGTACCTACACCAATTGCTTCTTCATCAGCTGGACCAGCATCTTCTCATCCTCCATGGATTCCAACTGAGAAAACTTCTTCAGTTAGCTGTTCCTACACATCATCAGAATACTCTGCAAGTCCCTCGTCCTCGTCACCCTCTGtgactctctctctttctccatcCATGACCAGTCATGCTGTTTCAAACACTGCTCAGAAAAATGCTGCAAACGAAATTCCAGAAGCTTCTACCAGGGAAAAAATTACAGATAATTTGCCTACGAACAGTCAGGCTGCAATTCATTCAGAGAGAGTTTTAATGCAGCAAATATCTACCTTTTTACAGCAATGCAGAGAATTGGAGGAGAGACAGCACTTTTGGCTTAAGCATAAGAAGGAAGCCTCATGGAGGGTGAAGCGGCTTGAAGAACAGATTGAGTGTGATAAAGCTCGTAAGCGCAGAGAAAAGATTGAGGAAACAGAATCCAAAGTGCGGGCTTTGAGAGAGGAAGAAAAGATTTATCTGGATCGGCTGGAGAAAGATTACAGAGAACAGCTTGCTCGATTGCATaaagatgaagaaatcaaggaggCAAGAGTCATGGAAATGTGGACGACCCAGCACGTCCAGCTTACCAAGTTCTTCGATCAGATGGTCCATCCTTACTCTTACAAATCTTATGGCAGTCCTTAA